The Chitinophagales bacterium genome has a segment encoding these proteins:
- a CDS encoding endonuclease encodes MKFKFLQTLSLLVISLIGFSQESITSISQVYNQNFDGLANTGTTNTNLPANWLISTIDYRAGVGNSNTGDIYSFGADASTERALGSIASNGTGTLYYGIIFTNNTSATITSITVGYTGEMWRLGSTNLDSLEFAYAIGTGSLTGGTYTDVPQLNFITPNLTGLISPNDSAARNGNDVNYQTNLSYTITGLSIAVGDTFIIRFQDNNNAGSDDGLAIDDLSVSFAGTTLPTCVTPTNLPTSLTLDATNTNISGTFSKGTDADKTIVVYSTSSTLSATPNNTTTYTIGQSFGGGTVAYIGNGGSFTVGGLNPVTTYYVFAFSLNDNCSGGPLYTTTATTANITTDPNPVITTYYDGIDTSLYCADLKTELKDLLASTHTPITYADVLTAFRQTDVSSNDTIIDRYSVCTYTYTTLSCSGNSAECQCYNRDHVVPQSWFGSWDNYPMYSDMHHLFPSDGYVNSAKKANLPLGIVSSVTYNNTVIKVGSSSATNGYTGDVFEPSNEYKGDFARAYLYFVTRYQDSIAAFVARNPSTVNALDDASYTGLDPWILPILVSWHQQDPPSQLEINRNDSVFVVQGNRNPYIDHPEWVERVFGPNGSACLPPCTEPDSVVGIDTANVSETGFTITFNASQDADGYIALYRPTNQYLASVVDDSTYTVGQLIEQTVGTYTDTSYVAYIGTDTTFNMTSVLPNTDYYVVVMAYKNCPNGSNYTIHFTTGENKILVNTSTPSTCIEPDSVLSIASSNITSTSFDISYGASANADGYVVVYRPINSHVAGVSDDSTYTVGQIIEQTSGSFTDTAIVAYIGTDTSVSLTGLDSNVTYNVVVFPYVNCPNGPNYTIYFQNTKNKIAVTTTSTVACAQADTFVTDITFTSVTNNSIAGTFVGTTPAADGYIVLYSTTSTVPRANDGLSFNVGDSVYFSTYVSVVAQIGTSTSFNITGLEEGTQYYVYIQPYTICSGVPDYSYRISTGNNKLDTTTLGGCPEPNSVTGINITNVSATSVTINYNVPVGGADGYVILQGSGFLPAVKDSTTYTVGQTVIQGTDTGIVAYVGTDTSVTISGLNPNTHYEFVVFAYDTCSYGPNYKINFTLGSNKDSITTPLATAACVAPTSQPTILTFSNLNTTSFSGSFVGNGASGYVVLYSTSSTAPTLVDGVYYTTGQVGGATVVSSGNNTSFNISGLTANTLYYVFVYAYNNTSCTGGPAYNNTPLTNDTTTLSTPPACVAPSTQATNISYSSVTANSINGSFIGNGSSGYVVLYSTSPTVPTLIDASTYTIGQTVGTATVVQSGTSTSFNITGLTSGTRYYIFLYAYNNTACVGGPAYNMNPTIGDTSTLGVCIAPSTQPTTLTFNNIISTSFGGSFIGNAANGYVVLYSTSSTAPTLTNGVTYTVGQTVGSATVVQSGASTSFNITGLTASTTYYVYVFAYNNTVCTGGPAYNIVSPLSNNTTTSATTPACVAPSTQPTAIVIDTITNTNIRGHFTGNGSSGYIVLYSTSATAPTLASGTPYTVGQTVGTATVAQSNSSTMFDITGLTAGTTYYIYVFAYNNIACVGGPAYNTVNPLSATRTTITSTGIKSSKNTAFSVYPNPVSNGIVNIQFKTALIDDASLTVVDVLGRVVTEVEVPASTKSYTLPVENYSKGMYIINVRYKNENSAVPFIVE; translated from the coding sequence ATGAAATTTAAATTTTTACAAACCCTTTCATTGCTTGTTATTTCACTGATTGGCTTTTCACAAGAAAGTATTACTTCAATCAGTCAAGTGTATAACCAAAATTTTGATGGCTTAGCAAATACAGGAACAACTAATACCAATTTACCAGCAAATTGGCTAATTAGTACTATTGACTATAGAGCCGGAGTAGGAAATTCAAATACAGGAGATATATACAGTTTTGGTGCTGATGCTTCGACAGAAAGAGCTTTAGGATCTATTGCTTCCAATGGCACGGGTACTTTATATTATGGAATAATATTTACCAACAATACATCTGCAACTATTACCTCAATAACTGTAGGTTATACTGGCGAGATGTGGAGACTAGGAAGTACAAACCTTGATTCACTCGAATTTGCATATGCTATTGGTACAGGTAGTTTAACTGGTGGAACATATACAGATGTACCTCAACTTAATTTTATAACACCAAATTTAACTGGATTAATTTCACCTAATGATTCAGCGGCTAGAAATGGAAATGATGTGAATTATCAAACTAACTTAAGTTATACTATTACTGGTTTGTCTATTGCTGTTGGAGATACTTTCATAATAAGATTTCAAGATAATAACAATGCTGGTTCTGATGATGGTCTTGCTATTGATGATTTATCTGTTTCTTTTGCAGGAACTACTTTACCTACTTGTGTTACTCCAACAAATTTACCAACTTCATTAACATTAGATGCTACTAACACTAATATTTCAGGAACTTTTAGCAAAGGAACAGATGCAGATAAAACGATTGTCGTTTATAGTACATCTAGTACACTAAGTGCAACACCAAACAATACAACAACATATACAATTGGTCAGTCTTTTGGTGGAGGAACTGTTGCTTATATTGGTAATGGTGGTAGCTTTACTGTTGGTGGTTTAAATCCAGTAACTACTTATTATGTATTTGCTTTCTCTTTAAATGATAATTGTTCTGGTGGACCATTATATACTACAACAGCAACCACAGCAAATATTACAACAGATCCAAATCCAGTCATTACTACTTATTATGATGGAATAGATACTTCTCTATATTGTGCTGATTTAAAAACTGAATTAAAAGATTTATTAGCATCAACACATACACCAATTACTTATGCCGATGTTTTAACTGCTTTTAGACAAACAGATGTTAGCAGTAATGATACTATTATTGATAGATATTCAGTTTGTACATATACTTATACTACTTTGTCTTGTTCAGGAAATAGTGCTGAATGTCAATGTTACAATAGAGACCATGTAGTGCCTCAGTCTTGGTTTGGTAGTTGGGATAATTATCCAATGTATTCTGATATGCACCACCTTTTTCCTTCAGATGGATATGTTAATAGTGCTAAAAAAGCTAATTTACCTTTGGGTATTGTAAGTAGTGTAACTTATAATAATACAGTAATTAAAGTAGGAAGTTCTTCTGCTACCAATGGATATACTGGTGATGTTTTTGAACCAAGTAATGAATACAAGGGAGATTTTGCTCGTGCATACTTATATTTTGTTACAAGATACCAAGATAGTATTGCTGCTTTTGTTGCGAGAAATCCATCAACAGTAAATGCTTTAGATGATGCTTCATATACAGGTTTAGATCCTTGGATTTTACCAATACTAGTAAGTTGGCATCAACAAGATCCACCAAGTCAATTAGAAATAAATAGAAACGACTCAGTTTTCGTAGTACAAGGAAACAGAAATCCATATATTGATCATCCAGAATGGGTGGAAAGAGTATTTGGACCTAATGGTTCAGCTTGTTTACCACCATGTACAGAACCAGATTCAGTAGTAGGAATAGACACTGCTAATGTTTCAGAAACTGGTTTTACTATTACATTTAATGCTTCGCAAGATGCAGACGGTTATATTGCATTATATAGACCAACTAATCAATATTTAGCTAGTGTAGTTGATGATTCTACTTATACTGTAGGTCAGTTGATTGAACAAACAGTTGGTACATATACAGATACTTCGTATGTTGCTTATATTGGAACAGATACTACATTTAATATGACAAGCGTACTACCTAATACAGATTATTATGTAGTAGTAATGGCTTATAAAAATTGTCCAAATGGATCAAACTATACTATTCACTTTACTACAGGTGAAAATAAAATACTAGTTAATACTTCTACACCAAGTACATGTATTGAACCAGATTCTGTATTAAGTATAGCTTCTTCAAACATAACTTCAACAAGCTTTGATATTAGTTATGGAGCTTCTGCTAATGCAGATGGTTATGTAGTAGTATACAGACCAATTAATAGTCATGTCGCAGGTGTTTCAGATGATTCTACTTATACAGTGGGACAAATTATTGAGCAAACTTCAGGTTCATTTACAGATACAGCAATAGTTGCTTACATAGGAACAGACACTTCGGTATCATTAACAGGTTTAGATTCTAATGTTACTTATAATGTAGTTGTATTTCCTTATGTAAACTGTCCAAATGGACCAAACTACACTATTTATTTCCAAAATACTAAAAATAAAATAGCTGTTACAACTACTTCTACAGTAGCATGTGCTCAAGCAGATACTTTTGTTACAGATATAACTTTTACAAGTGTAACAAATAATAGTATTGCAGGAACTTTTGTAGGTACTACACCAGCAGCAGATGGTTATATTGTACTATATAGTACTACTTCTACAGTACCAAGAGCAAATGATGGCTTATCATTTAATGTAGGCGATTCTGTATATTTTAGTACATATGTTTCTGTAGTAGCTCAAATAGGTACTAGTACTTCTTTTAATATTACTGGACTAGAAGAAGGAACACAATATTATGTTTATATACAACCATATACTATATGCTCAGGTGTTCCAGATTATTCTTATAGAATTTCCACAGGAAACAATAAACTAGATACTACTACGCTAGGTGGTTGTCCAGAACCAAATTCTGTTACTGGCATTAATATTACTAATGTTTCTGCTACAAGTGTAACTATAAATTATAATGTTCCAGTTGGAGGTGCTGATGGATATGTTATTTTACAAGGAAGTGGCTTTTTACCAGCGGTTAAAGACTCAACTACCTATACAGTTGGACAAACAGTTATACAAGGAACAGATACAGGAATTGTTGCTTATGTTGGAACAGATACTTCTGTTACGATAAGTGGTTTAAATCCAAATACACACTATGAGTTTGTAGTTTTCGCTTATGATACTTGTTCATATGGTCCTAATTATAAAATCAATTTTACATTAGGTAGCAATAAAGACTCTATAACTACACCTTTAGCAACTGCTGCTTGTGTAGCACCAACTTCACAGCCAACAATACTTACATTTAGTAATTTAAACACTACAAGTTTTAGTGGTAGTTTTGTGGGCAATGGTGCAAGTGGATATGTTGTATTGTATAGTACTAGCTCAACGGCTCCAACACTAGTTGATGGCGTTTATTATACAACTGGTCAAGTAGGTGGAGCTACAGTAGTTTCTAGTGGTAATAATACTAGCTTTAATATAAGTGGGTTAACAGCAAATACCTTATATTATGTATTTGTTTATGCATATAATAATACATCATGTACTGGTGGACCAGCATATAATAATACTCCATTGACAAATGATACAACAACATTATCTACACCACCTGCGTGTGTAGCACCTAGTACTCAAGCAACAAATATTTCATATAGTAGTGTAACTGCAAATAGCATAAATGGTAGTTTCATAGGTAATGGCTCAAGTGGCTATGTTGTATTATATAGTACAAGCCCAACAGTTCCTACATTAATAGATGCTTCTACCTATACTATAGGTCAAACTGTAGGTACTGCAACTGTTGTTCAAAGTGGAACAAGTACAAGTTTTAATATAACTGGTCTAACTTCTGGTACTAGATATTATATTTTCCTTTATGCGTATAATAACACAGCATGTGTTGGTGGTCCAGCATATAATATGAATCCTACTATTGGAGATACAAGTACATTAGGAGTATGTATTGCTCCAAGTACACAACCTACTACGCTTACATTTAATAATATTATTTCAACAAGTTTTGGCGGTAGTTTTATTGGAAATGCTGCAAATGGTTATGTAGTATTATACAGTACAAGTTCTACAGCTCCTACCTTAACTAATGGTGTAACATATACCGTAGGTCAAACAGTTGGTAGTGCAACTGTTGTTCAAAGTGGAGCAAGTACAAGTTTTAATATTACAGGATTAACGGCTAGTACTACTTATTATGTTTATGTTTTTGCTTACAATAATACAGTATGCACTGGAGGTCCAGCATACAATATAGTAAGTCCTTTAAGTAATAATACAACAACATCAGCAACAACACCAGCTTGTGTAGCTCCAAGCACTCAACCAACTGCAATAGTTATTGATACAATAACCAATACAAATATTAGAGGTCATTTTACTGGTAATGGTTCAAGTGGTTATATTGTTTTATATAGTACAAGTGCAACTGCTCCAACATTGGCTAGTGGAACACCATATACCGTAGGTCAAACAGTTGGTACTGCAACAGTTGCTCAAAGTAATAGTTCTACTATGTTTGATATTACAGGATTAACAGCAGGGACAACTTACTATATATATGTGTTTGCTTATAATAATATAGCATGTGTTGGTGGACCAGCATATAATACAGTTAATCCTTTATCTGCTACTAGAACAACAATTACATCTACAGGAATAAAGTCTAGTAAGAATACTGCTTTTAGTGTGTATCCAAATCCTGTGAGTAATGGTATAGTAAATATCCAATTTAAAACTGCTTTAATTGATGATGCATCATTGACCGTAGTAGATGTTTTAGGCAGAGTGGTAACTGAGGTAGAAGTTCCTGCTAGTACTAAATCATATACTTTACCTGTAGAAAACTATAGCAAAGGAATGTATATTATTAATGTTAGATACAAAAACGAGAATAGTGCAGTTCCTTTTATAGTAGAATAA
- a CDS encoding triose-phosphate isomerase, with the protein MSKTKIIAGNWKMNANSNDAMHLVKTIQNQVLNYPTNNTVIVAPPFVYLPLVSNELNNNSSVKIAAQNCSQFNDGAYTGEVSATMLHDLNIPFVIIGHSERRQYFNEADEILLEKINQALNNNLKIIFCCGENLALRESNEYFSFIQNQLENTIFQLDENQIKNIIIAYEPIWAIGTGKTASPEQAQAIHAFIRALLTKAYGTDIAQQIPILYGGSVKPSNAKALLSCNDIDGALVGGASLNASDFIDIIYAI; encoded by the coding sequence ATGAGTAAAACAAAAATTATTGCAGGTAATTGGAAAATGAACGCCAACTCCAATGATGCTATGCATTTAGTTAAAACAATTCAAAATCAAGTACTCAATTATCCAACCAACAACACAGTAATTGTGGCACCACCTTTTGTTTATCTTCCATTAGTATCAAACGAATTAAACAACAACTCTTCAGTAAAAATAGCAGCACAAAATTGTAGTCAGTTTAATGATGGAGCTTATACTGGAGAAGTGAGTGCTACAATGTTGCATGATTTAAATATTCCTTTTGTTATAATTGGTCATTCTGAAAGGCGACAATATTTTAACGAAGCAGATGAAATTTTACTTGAAAAAATCAATCAAGCATTAAATAATAATTTAAAAATTATTTTTTGTTGCGGTGAAAACTTAGCATTAAGAGAAAGCAATGAATATTTTTCGTTTATACAAAATCAACTAGAAAATACTATTTTTCAGTTAGATGAAAATCAAATAAAAAATATTATAATTGCTTATGAGCCAATTTGGGCAATTGGTACAGGAAAAACGGCAAGTCCAGAGCAAGCACAAGCAATTCATGCATTTATAAGAGCATTGCTAACCAAAGCTTATGGTACTGATATTGCTCAACAAATTCCTATTTTATATGGTGGAAGTGTAAAACCAAGCAACGCAAAAGCACTCTTGTCTTGTAATGATATTGATGGTGCTTTGGTTGGAGGTGCATCATTAAATGCATCTGATTTTATAGATATAATTTATGCAATATAA
- the prmA gene encoding 50S ribosomal protein L11 methyltransferase — protein MNNYKKLIINIKDTVDVEDFSGNFFDLDVEGIEVKEQHIEVYFQENELATLLDSIEDLSEAIESYTVEEVENKNWNQIWEEQFQPIQIENDIFIRASFHQANPICKYDILIEPKMSFGTGHHATTYQAMQHLLLLDNANKKVLDCGSGTGILAILSSLLGASEVVAIDNDEWCFINVQENIVLNNTLNIQPVLGELSNLEMTSFDIILANIHKNYLLENQQLLTEKLVKNGKIILSGFYIDDVNAILDAYQAVGMQLEKQTDKDNWACLTLKKL, from the coding sequence ATGAATAATTATAAAAAACTAATCATCAATATAAAAGATACTGTTGATGTAGAAGATTTTTCTGGCAATTTTTTTGATTTAGATGTTGAAGGAATTGAAGTAAAAGAACAACATATTGAAGTTTATTTTCAAGAAAATGAATTAGCAACTTTGCTTGATTCTATAGAAGATTTATCAGAGGCAATAGAAAGCTATACGGTAGAAGAAGTAGAAAATAAGAATTGGAATCAAATTTGGGAAGAGCAATTTCAACCAATACAAATTGAAAATGACATTTTTATTAGAGCAAGTTTTCATCAAGCCAATCCAATATGTAAATACGACATATTAATAGAACCTAAGATGTCGTTTGGCACAGGTCATCATGCTACCACATATCAAGCAATGCAACATTTATTATTGCTAGATAATGCCAATAAAAAAGTGTTAGATTGTGGTTCTGGTACAGGAATTTTAGCAATCTTGTCTAGCTTATTAGGTGCATCTGAAGTTGTAGCGATTGATAATGACGAATGGTGCTTTATTAATGTACAAGAAAATATTGTACTAAATAATACACTCAATATCCAACCAGTTTTAGGCGAACTTTCTAATTTAGAAATGACTAGCTTTGATATTATCTTGGCGAATATTCACAAAAACTATCTACTTGAAAATCAACAATTATTAACTGAAAAATTAGTTAAAAACGGTAAAATTATATTAAGTGGTTTTTATATAGATGATGTAAACGCTATCTTAGATGCTTATCAAGCTGTAGGTATGCAGTTAGAAAAGCAAACAGATAAAGATAATTGGGCTTGTTTAACACTCAAAAAACTATAA
- a CDS encoding methyltransferase domain-containing protein → MNKLQKWLSYFFEIPIEKVQSNYSGTIEVLYHKNAYKLTTENTIYSFGNYYTSFKKVFDEYEFNTLNCTEVLVLGIGLGSVVNLLENNTTIKNITAVDIDATIIDLCKKYLNTKHNINYIQQDAYDFVVDNQNKYELILVDLFINATTPQQFLSIDFLQALKNSVSNKAYIVLSKLALNSNQQQENEVFEQNFKQVFANYQKIFTDGNLLFVVAC, encoded by the coding sequence ATGAATAAACTACAAAAATGGCTCAGTTACTTTTTTGAAATTCCTATAGAAAAAGTGCAGAGTAATTATAGTGGAACAATAGAAGTATTGTATCATAAAAATGCATATAAACTAACAACTGAAAATACAATTTATTCTTTTGGAAACTACTATACTTCATTTAAAAAAGTATTTGATGAATATGAATTCAATACACTCAATTGTACAGAAGTTTTAGTATTAGGTATTGGCTTAGGAAGTGTCGTTAATCTACTAGAAAATAATACTACTATAAAAAATATTACAGCAGTAGATATTGATGCTACAATAATAGATTTGTGTAAAAAATATTTAAATACTAAACATAATATAAACTACATTCAACAAGATGCCTATGATTTTGTAGTAGATAATCAAAATAAATACGAATTAATACTAGTAGATTTATTTATTAATGCAACAACACCACAACAATTTTTAAGTATAGATTTTCTACAAGCACTAAAAAATAGTGTAAGCAACAAAGCATACATTGTATTGAGTAAGCTAGCATTAAATTCCAATCAGCAACAAGAAAATGAAGTTTTTGAACAAAATTTTAAACAAGTTTTTGCCAACTACCAAAAAATATTCACCGATGGCAATTTACTGTTTGTCGTAGCTTGTTAA
- a CDS encoding tetratricopeptide repeat protein → MKSIMMKHNYFKVATIALLMVFGYVAQAQKMKVNSAQFLLQEGKVIEAKNEIETALQDAETQANSKAWSLKGDIYRNIYESQIYYAQNPNALEIADEAYRKANETDNSKKKGNYTEPLQAIGNYMFNEGLKLFEGQNWEAAYQKFNGAKANNEYLIKNNLSTTIDTGYIYATSLAAYNAKKDDEAQALFEKLVAMNYNNELIYESLANIYINKSDDKLTSFLATAMKKYPNNQNLKSLDLKYAVENGKADEAIAKLKKSIEDDPTNANLKVVLANFYEEAGKKQDAIKYYKEASDIDPTYTDAIFNIGVIYFNEAIAINKVINSEEKVQTDSLILSFLNNNDLVNLEDIANAPNIGNLGGLINSLSTYKNDTKALAEKLNKLNENTKYDLMTAKRNALYAKALPYLEQAYAKDKNFAGAKTALKEIYARMNMLDKVQSLD, encoded by the coding sequence ATGAAATCAATAATGATGAAGCATAATTATTTTAAAGTAGCAACTATTGCGTTGTTAATGGTGTTTGGCTATGTTGCACAAGCACAAAAAATGAAAGTAAACTCTGCACAGTTTTTATTGCAAGAAGGAAAAGTAATAGAAGCTAAAAATGAGATTGAAACTGCCTTACAAGATGCAGAAACACAAGCTAACAGCAAAGCATGGTCTTTAAAAGGTGATATTTATAGAAATATCTATGAATCGCAAATTTACTATGCACAAAATCCAAATGCATTAGAAATTGCAGACGAAGCATATAGAAAAGCAAACGAAACAGACAATTCTAAAAAGAAAGGCAATTATACAGAACCATTACAAGCTATTGGCAACTATATGTTTAACGAAGGTTTAAAATTGTTTGAAGGACAAAATTGGGAAGCTGCTTATCAAAAATTCAACGGTGCAAAAGCGAATAATGAGTACTTAATCAAAAATAACTTATCAACTACTATTGATACAGGTTATATTTATGCTACTTCATTAGCTGCATATAATGCAAAAAAAGATGATGAAGCACAAGCATTGTTTGAAAAATTAGTAGCGATGAATTATAATAACGAATTAATTTATGAATCATTAGCCAATATTTATATCAATAAAAGTGATGATAAATTGACGAGTTTCTTAGCTACTGCTATGAAAAAATATCCAAACAATCAAAATTTAAAATCACTTGATTTAAAATATGCCGTAGAAAATGGCAAAGCAGATGAAGCAATAGCTAAACTCAAAAAATCAATTGAAGATGATCCAACCAATGCCAATTTAAAAGTAGTATTGGCTAACTTTTACGAAGAAGCTGGCAAAAAACAAGATGCTATTAAATACTATAAAGAAGCTTCAGACATTGATCCAACTTATACTGATGCTATATTTAATATTGGTGTTATTTACTTTAACGAAGCTATAGCGATTAACAAAGTAATTAATAGCGAAGAAAAAGTTCAAACCGATAGCTTAATTCTTTCGTTTTTAAATAACAACGACTTAGTTAACTTAGAAGATATTGCTAACGCACCAAATATTGGTAATTTAGGTGGATTGATTAACAGTTTATCTACTTATAAGAATGATACCAAAGCACTAGCAGAAAAACTAAATAAATTAAACGAAAATACCAAGTACGATTTAATGACTGCTAAAAGAAACGCATTGTATGCAAAAGCATTACCTTACTTAGAGCAAGCATATGCAAAAGACAAAAACTTTGCTGGAGCAAAAACTGCATTAAAAGAAATTTATGCTAGAATGAATATGCTAGACAAAGTTCAATCATTAGATTAA